In a single window of the Dinghuibacter silviterrae genome:
- a CDS encoding RNA polymerase sigma factor: MRTAFDKHRERVFHDIYQNSFDQLFHFTRKLLGDHDLAKDVVQQCYTNLWPTAFEQGGLEDARRQLFTFAKNMVIDHRRREVTRIRFLQQLDDGQQKDGAAPLHTKEALQDIEAAIEALPAKRKHIYKLSRNEGLSHEEIAVQLSISKNTVNNQIASANEFLKERLHHLRQ, from the coding sequence ATGCGAACTGCATTCGACAAACATCGAGAGCGCGTCTTCCACGACATATACCAAAACTCCTTCGATCAGCTGTTCCATTTCACGCGGAAATTGTTAGGAGACCATGACCTCGCCAAAGACGTCGTGCAGCAATGTTATACAAATCTTTGGCCGACGGCCTTTGAACAGGGAGGGCTGGAAGATGCGCGCCGGCAGTTGTTCACGTTTGCAAAAAATATGGTGATCGATCACCGCCGCCGGGAGGTCACCCGCATCCGTTTCCTGCAACAACTGGATGACGGCCAGCAAAAGGACGGGGCCGCACCGTTGCATACCAAAGAGGCGCTCCAGGATATAGAAGCCGCCATCGAAGCCCTGCCGGCCAAACGGAAACATATCTACAAGCTCAGCCGGAATGAGGGGCTCAGCCACGAGGAGATTGCCGTACAGTTGTCCATCTCCAAGAATACCGTCAATAACCAGATTGCATCCGCGAACGAGTTCCTGAAGGAGCGGTTGCACCACCTGAGGCAGTAA
- a CDS encoding M61 family metallopeptidase, whose protein sequence is MTRSLTLLTALGLCLTTARAQTTLDYSLSFSHYMHHEAVVDLTVHQAPAGPLTFRMSRSSPGRYATHEFGKNVYDISAKDASGNPLQIRQVDGDVYELPQHGSTVTVEYTLFGDRTDGTYVGIDRTHAHLNMPGTILWLAGQDKAPIKITFQAPEGLHWAVATQLVPTADPFVFTAPGLQYLMDCPTELSDFRMANFEETNTDGKKLTFRVSLHADISDDTWKTLVDNVRKVVEEEKKVFGEYASYDYGTYTFILDANAWASGDGMEHRNSTCITLPMGKVTGDDMPRILDVVAHEFFHSWNVKRIRPKAIEPFNFTKSDMCDELWVAEGFTQYYGNLLLTRAGFKTKEEEVSLLGNYLNAFLQSPGSRFFTPIESSRRAVFTDAGVSIDKNNFANTFLSYYVYGANIACILDLHLRKDYNKTLDDFMKALWIHYGKVARWYDVQDLETTLAGLTTADYARAFFANYVYGIHHDDWQPYFAAIGVQVSNDQQGKAGWGNVTYATDDSGHVAIGRGCVRGTALYAAGLDAGDAILSLDGTPVRSAHDISTFLSTAAIGKTVQVGFSNRGISGTLPVTLEERQEYEAKIAAGFEAQQQAWLGAQ, encoded by the coding sequence ATGACGCGCTCCTTAACCCTGCTCACCGCCCTGGGCCTGTGTTTGACCACCGCCCGGGCCCAGACGACCCTAGACTATTCGCTGTCCTTCTCCCATTACATGCACCACGAGGCCGTAGTGGACCTCACCGTCCACCAGGCCCCCGCCGGTCCCCTCACCTTCCGGATGAGCCGGTCGTCCCCGGGCCGCTACGCCACCCACGAGTTCGGAAAGAATGTCTATGACATCAGTGCCAAAGATGCTTCCGGCAATCCGCTCCAGATCCGGCAGGTTGACGGGGACGTATACGAGCTCCCCCAACACGGGTCGACCGTAACGGTGGAATATACGCTTTTCGGCGACCGCACCGACGGCACGTATGTCGGGATCGACCGTACACACGCCCACCTGAACATGCCCGGTACCATCCTTTGGCTGGCCGGCCAGGACAAGGCCCCCATCAAAATAACCTTCCAGGCGCCCGAAGGGCTGCACTGGGCCGTGGCTACACAGCTCGTCCCCACCGCCGATCCTTTTGTTTTTACCGCGCCCGGTCTTCAGTACCTGATGGACTGTCCCACCGAGCTGTCCGATTTCCGGATGGCGAATTTCGAGGAGACAAATACGGATGGGAAAAAATTAACGTTCCGCGTGTCCCTGCACGCCGACATCAGCGACGATACCTGGAAAACCCTGGTAGATAATGTTCGAAAAGTCGTGGAAGAAGAGAAAAAGGTATTCGGCGAATACGCCTCCTACGACTACGGTACGTACACCTTTATCCTGGACGCCAACGCCTGGGCCAGCGGAGACGGTATGGAGCACCGTAACTCCACCTGTATCACCCTCCCCATGGGCAAAGTGACCGGAGACGATATGCCCCGCATCCTCGACGTCGTGGCCCATGAGTTCTTCCACTCCTGGAACGTCAAACGCATCCGTCCGAAAGCCATCGAGCCCTTCAACTTCACCAAGTCCGATATGTGCGACGAGCTTTGGGTGGCTGAAGGTTTTACACAATACTACGGCAACCTTCTCCTGACCAGGGCCGGCTTTAAGACAAAGGAAGAAGAGGTGTCCCTCCTCGGGAATTACCTCAACGCCTTTTTACAAAGCCCGGGTTCCCGGTTTTTCACCCCCATCGAGTCCAGCCGCCGCGCCGTCTTTACCGACGCAGGCGTCTCCATCGACAAAAATAATTTTGCCAATACCTTCCTGAGCTACTATGTCTATGGCGCCAACATCGCCTGCATCCTCGACCTGCACCTCCGTAAGGACTACAACAAGACGCTCGACGACTTTATGAAGGCGTTGTGGATCCACTACGGGAAGGTGGCCCGCTGGTACGACGTCCAAGACCTGGAGACCACGCTGGCGGGGCTTACGACCGCGGACTATGCCCGCGCCTTTTTTGCGAACTATGTCTATGGAATCCACCACGACGACTGGCAACCGTACTTTGCCGCCATCGGGGTACAGGTGTCCAATGACCAACAAGGCAAGGCAGGGTGGGGGAATGTCACGTACGCCACCGACGACAGTGGCCACGTCGCCATCGGGCGGGGTTGCGTGCGGGGCACCGCCTTGTACGCGGCGGGCCTGGACGCCGGGGACGCGATCCTCAGCCTGGATGGTACACCCGTCCGTTCGGCCCATGACATCAGCACCTTCCTGTCCACCGCCGCCATCGGGAAAACGGTTCAGGTCGGGTTTTCCAACCGCGGTATATCCGGGACCTTGCCCGTGACCCTGGAGGAGCGCCAGGAATACGAGGCCAAAATCGCCGCTGGTTTTGAAGCACAACAACAAGCCTGGTTAGGCGCACAATAA
- a CDS encoding FecR family protein has translation MKGGCSPAERARFEQWWSEHPREVDAWFERVWAEQPEHNTRERAEIWEHVKPGEERRGYFRGRRGGFFRWAAVAALVIGLCGYLLTRHRHEAAPVTLSWATLTNDSAKPRHYLLPDSTGVWLNGHSSLAYNNRDRRTRLSGEAFFTVRKDPARPFSVEVPGMVTKVLGTSFNIDAYPGERAVHLALVQGAVGVWAGRDSIVLKPGDMVTLGARGLVKGRFAVNDVSAWTQGKLVLDQVDLTDVMRRITLQTGVTVDIDPRVARRSLKISGIYDMKSVGNILASIAFVHSLRVIRRQKDHYYLNY, from the coding sequence ATGAAGGGCGGGTGTTCTCCGGCGGAGCGCGCCCGTTTCGAGCAATGGTGGTCCGAACATCCCCGGGAGGTGGACGCCTGGTTCGAACGGGTGTGGGCCGAACAACCGGAACACAATACCAGGGAACGGGCAGAGATATGGGAACACGTCAAGCCAGGGGAAGAACGCCGTGGATACTTTCGCGGGCGCCGCGGTGGCTTCTTTCGATGGGCCGCGGTCGCGGCGCTGGTGATCGGGCTCTGCGGTTACCTCCTGACACGGCACCGCCACGAGGCCGCGCCCGTCACCCTGAGCTGGGCAACGCTGACAAATGACTCCGCAAAGCCCCGTCATTACCTGCTGCCCGATAGCACCGGGGTATGGCTGAACGGGCATTCATCCCTTGCGTATAACAATAGGGACAGGCGAACGCGTTTGTCGGGAGAAGCCTTTTTCACCGTCCGGAAGGATCCCGCACGGCCCTTTAGCGTGGAGGTTCCGGGAATGGTTACCAAAGTGTTGGGTACCTCCTTTAATATCGACGCGTATCCCGGGGAACGGGCGGTGCACCTGGCCCTTGTACAAGGCGCCGTGGGGGTCTGGGCAGGGAGGGACAGCATCGTGCTAAAACCCGGGGATATGGTCACGCTGGGCGCGCGCGGGCTTGTGAAAGGCCGGTTCGCCGTGAACGACGTCAGCGCGTGGACCCAGGGCAAGCTGGTCCTGGACCAGGTGGATCTTACCGATGTGATGCGCCGTATCACCCTGCAGACGGGCGTTACAGTTGATATAGATCCGCGTGTTGCGCGCCGGTCGCTCAAGATCAGCGGGATTTACGACATGAAGTCGGTAGGCAATATTCTGGCGTCTATCGCCTTTGTACATAGCCTCCGGGTCATCCGGAGACAAAAGGACCATTACTACCTGAATTACTAA
- a CDS encoding cupin domain-containing protein translates to MEQVQDLVRQLALKPHPEGGYYRETYRSPGQVPQAALARRFGGDRAYSTAIYYLLESGHFSGFHRIASDECWHFYQGVPLHIYVLEANGTVTTIRLGSRLDKGEVFQAVVPAGRWFSARPGEPDGYCLVGCTVAPGFEFDDFEMAVAEDLVKQFPGHEALIRELCRS, encoded by the coding sequence ATGGAACAAGTACAAGACCTCGTCCGCCAACTGGCGTTAAAACCCCACCCCGAGGGGGGCTACTACCGCGAGACCTACCGCTCGCCGGGCCAGGTGCCACAGGCGGCCCTGGCCCGCCGTTTCGGGGGGGACAGGGCGTATTCGACTGCCATCTATTACCTCCTGGAAAGCGGTCACTTCTCCGGGTTTCACCGCATCGCCAGCGACGAGTGCTGGCATTTTTACCAGGGAGTGCCGCTGCACATCTATGTATTGGAAGCCAACGGCACCGTGACCACCATCCGGCTCGGTTCCCGGCTCGACAAAGGCGAGGTCTTCCAGGCCGTCGTGCCCGCCGGGCGCTGGTTCTCCGCCCGCCCGGGGGAGCCCGACGGGTATTGCCTTGTAGGGTGCACGGTGGCACCTGGTTTTGAGTTCGACGACTTCGAGATGGCCGTCGCCGAAGACCTTGTCAAGCAGTTTCCGGGGCATGAAGCCCTGATCCGTGAACTTTGCCGCTCGTAA
- a CDS encoding amidohydrolase, with translation MRNILVVFAAFLVAGILAAQGARAQQATALAAAGVQPQQADLILTNGNVITLRAKGDRAQAIAIKGATILAVGDTTAIKTFEGPGTKVIDLHGQTVVPGFNDVHQHPAPVYTWDKPYASLELDTVSSMRSLIGLLRRKAAVTPKGMIIRGVGYNEIKLGAQPIRDSLDLATTEHPVILSQASGHVSAVNSYLLRLNHIGKETKDPPGGALERFPDGEPDGIIKESARGLLTAKGAPVPEPTREEELDGYRLYFHRLLASGITSLGDCWTTPGKVKIYQTLVAEHFPLRFNCYIGVDFLDDVLSGKIPRLQTDFLRIEGIKIFHGNSLSGKTCWLYEPYDTLDPATGKKDYFGIPPARSQKALDSLVLKIHRAGLQIACHSNGDREIDMVLAAFEYAQRRYPRVDVRHRIEHCSITNEEILDRLAADSVIPVFHSYANELGDQLRVYGAKRLSMMMPTQSAIDKGIPWAMHSDYPVSRYEPMYRLDGAVNRVAPSGVVLGANQRIGAEDAIYAYCAGGAYTTHEESKKGKIIPGQFADLVVLDADPTTVEPSAIRGIKVEMTLVGGQVVYP, from the coding sequence ATGAGGAATATTCTTGTCGTGTTTGCGGCCTTCCTGGTAGCGGGCATTCTTGCCGCGCAGGGCGCGCGGGCCCAGCAGGCGACCGCCCTGGCGGCAGCGGGCGTACAGCCCCAGCAAGCGGATCTTATCCTGACCAACGGCAACGTGATCACGCTCCGCGCCAAAGGCGACCGGGCGCAAGCGATCGCGATCAAGGGCGCGACCATCCTCGCCGTCGGCGACACGACGGCCATCAAGACGTTCGAGGGCCCGGGCACCAAGGTCATCGACCTGCACGGCCAGACAGTGGTCCCTGGTTTCAACGACGTACACCAACACCCCGCGCCGGTCTATACCTGGGACAAGCCTTATGCCTCACTGGAGCTGGATACGGTGTCGTCTATGCGCAGTTTGATCGGCCTGCTCCGGCGGAAGGCGGCGGTCACGCCCAAAGGGATGATCATCCGGGGGGTGGGTTATAACGAAATAAAGCTGGGCGCCCAGCCCATCCGGGACAGCCTGGACCTGGCGACCACCGAGCATCCGGTGATCCTCAGCCAGGCCAGCGGGCATGTGTCGGCGGTGAATTCCTACCTGTTGCGTCTGAACCATATCGGGAAGGAGACGAAGGACCCGCCGGGCGGGGCGCTGGAGCGCTTCCCGGACGGGGAACCCGACGGGATCATCAAGGAGTCGGCGCGGGGTCTCCTGACGGCCAAGGGCGCGCCGGTGCCGGAACCCACGCGGGAGGAAGAACTGGACGGCTACCGGCTGTATTTTCACCGGCTGCTGGCGAGTGGTATCACCAGCCTGGGGGATTGCTGGACAACCCCGGGCAAAGTAAAAATCTACCAGACGCTGGTGGCGGAGCACTTCCCCCTCCGGTTTAATTGTTATATCGGCGTCGACTTTTTAGACGACGTGTTGAGCGGGAAGATCCCGCGGCTGCAAACCGATTTTCTCCGGATCGAAGGCATCAAGATTTTCCACGGCAACTCCCTCAGCGGAAAAACCTGCTGGCTATACGAACCTTATGATACCCTGGATCCGGCCACCGGGAAAAAAGACTACTTCGGGATTCCGCCGGCCCGCTCCCAAAAAGCCCTGGACAGCCTGGTGTTGAAGATCCACCGGGCGGGGTTGCAGATCGCCTGTCACTCCAACGGGGACAGGGAAATCGACATGGTGCTGGCGGCGTTTGAATACGCGCAAAGACGCTATCCCCGGGTGGATGTACGGCACCGGATCGAACATTGCAGCATCACCAATGAGGAAATCCTCGACCGGCTGGCAGCCGACAGTGTCATCCCTGTTTTCCACAGCTATGCCAACGAATTGGGCGATCAGCTGCGGGTCTATGGGGCCAAACGGCTGTCCATGATGATGCCTACGCAGTCGGCTATTGACAAGGGCATTCCCTGGGCCATGCATTCGGACTACCCCGTGTCCCGGTATGAACCCATGTACCGGCTGGACGGGGCGGTCAACCGGGTGGCGCCGTCCGGCGTCGTCTTAGGGGCCAACCAGCGCATCGGTGCCGAGGACGCGATCTATGCCTATTGCGCAGGGGGTGCGTATACCACCCATGAGGAAAGTAAAAAGGGAAAGATCATCCCCGGACAGTTCGCGGATTTGGTCGTGCTCGATGCGGACCCGACAACGGTAGAGCCCTCGGCTATCCGGGGGATCAAAGTGGAAATGACCCTTGTCGGGGGACAGGTGGTGTACCCTTAG
- a CDS encoding DinB family protein → MARPENVLLPYKNYVDLVDENDIFLALEHNLAEIKELLGAIHSSKLGYAYAPGKWTVAQLLQHVIDAERIFDYRALRIARGDKTPLPNWEEDDYARMAPADHRTLADLSEEILSVRKASTLLLYSFTDDCWERTGTTSGKQVDVLTIAFLIVGHMRHHIKILRERYEIQP, encoded by the coding sequence ATGGCAAGACCCGAAAATGTACTGCTCCCTTACAAGAACTACGTCGACCTCGTAGACGAAAACGATATTTTCCTGGCACTGGAGCACAACCTGGCGGAGATCAAGGAACTCCTTGGCGCGATCCATTCCTCCAAACTGGGGTATGCCTACGCCCCGGGCAAGTGGACCGTGGCCCAACTGCTCCAGCACGTCATCGACGCGGAGCGGATATTCGATTACCGGGCCCTGCGCATCGCCCGCGGCGACAAAACGCCGCTTCCGAACTGGGAAGAAGACGACTATGCCCGGATGGCGCCCGCGGACCATCGCACCCTGGCCGACCTTTCCGAGGAAATCCTAAGTGTGCGGAAGGCCAGCACGCTGCTGCTGTACAGTTTTACCGACGATTGCTGGGAACGCACGGGTACCACCAGCGGGAAGCAGGTGGATGTGCTGACCATCGCGTTTTTGATCGTCGGGCATATGCGGCACCACATAAAGATTTTGCGGGAGCGGTACGAGATACAGCCGTGA
- a CDS encoding phospholipase D-like domain-containing protein, translating into MPHAALLETLIVVFLYILAVFFGIKVITQTAQPAKALGYLMLLFFLPGIGLLIYLGIGENRRINKIYDRKLWRDIRRYEQVKQRIHKRSLENLAANEKALAPFSNVVHLLLKDTLSPLTLHNEVEILRNGEGKFPAVIKALREARHHIHLEYYIFENGIVGDEIKAILMEKAREGVEVRFVYDDFGSKDIKRRFLRDLRASGVQVYPFYRVRFFANRLNYRNHRKIIVVDGRVGFVGGINISDRYSNAVTGKPSGGRAGHSGPSGLASRSAREKVYWRDTHLQIRGSAVYSLQYLFLSDWSFASGQDVEFHDSFFPRSQVQGQTLVQMASSGPDSLNPTIMMANNAIIHNARRYVYITTPYFIPNESVYDAIRTAALGGLDVRMLVPFHSDSWIVNKAASAYYEDLLNCGVKIYRYQKGFVHAKTIVVDDSLAMVGSANMDNRSFELNFETNALVYDQGVAVQLKEQFLADLDDSDRLDAARWGRRRGFTRFQESVARLLSGIL; encoded by the coding sequence ATGCCCCACGCTGCGCTCCTGGAAACCCTCATCGTGGTCTTCCTTTATATCCTCGCCGTTTTCTTCGGGATCAAAGTGATCACCCAGACTGCACAGCCGGCAAAAGCGTTAGGGTATTTAATGTTATTGTTTTTCCTACCCGGCATTGGGCTGCTGATCTACCTAGGCATAGGCGAAAACCGGAGGATCAACAAGATCTACGACCGCAAACTCTGGCGGGACATCCGGCGGTATGAGCAGGTCAAACAGCGCATCCACAAACGGTCGCTGGAAAACCTGGCCGCCAACGAGAAAGCGCTGGCGCCCTTTAGCAACGTGGTTCACCTGCTGCTCAAGGATACCCTTTCACCCCTGACCTTACACAACGAGGTAGAAATCCTCCGCAACGGGGAGGGCAAATTCCCGGCAGTGATCAAGGCGCTCAGGGAAGCGCGGCACCACATCCACCTGGAGTACTACATCTTTGAAAATGGGATCGTCGGCGACGAGATCAAAGCCATCCTGATGGAAAAGGCCCGGGAGGGCGTCGAGGTGCGCTTTGTCTATGATGACTTCGGGAGCAAGGATATCAAGCGGCGCTTTTTGCGCGACCTGCGGGCGTCGGGGGTGCAGGTCTACCCTTTTTACCGGGTCCGGTTTTTTGCCAACCGGCTCAACTACCGGAACCACCGCAAGATCATCGTGGTCGACGGGCGCGTCGGGTTTGTGGGGGGGATAAATATCTCAGACCGGTATAGCAACGCGGTGACCGGGAAGCCATCCGGTGGCCGCGCAGGCCACTCCGGGCCCTCCGGCCTTGCCAGCCGCTCCGCCCGGGAAAAGGTCTACTGGAGGGACACCCACCTGCAGATCCGCGGGAGCGCGGTCTACTCTCTTCAATACCTCTTTCTATCGGACTGGTCGTTTGCCAGCGGACAAGACGTCGAATTCCACGACAGCTTTTTCCCCCGCTCGCAGGTCCAGGGCCAAACGCTTGTCCAGATGGCCTCCAGCGGCCCGGACTCCCTGAACCCGACCATCATGATGGCCAACAATGCCATCATCCACAACGCCCGCCGGTATGTCTATATTACGACGCCTTATTTTATCCCCAATGAATCGGTGTACGACGCCATCCGGACAGCCGCCCTTGGCGGGCTGGATGTGCGCATGCTGGTACCGTTTCATTCGGATTCCTGGATCGTCAACAAGGCGGCGTCGGCCTATTATGAGGACCTCCTGAACTGCGGGGTCAAGATTTACCGCTATCAGAAGGGCTTTGTCCACGCCAAGACCATCGTGGTCGATGACAGCCTGGCCATGGTGGGCTCGGCCAATATGGACAACCGGAGCTTCGAGCTGAACTTCGAGACCAATGCCCTGGTCTATGACCAGGGGGTGGCCGTGCAGTTGAAAGAACAATTTCTGGCGGACCTGGACGACAGCGACCGGCTCGATGCGGCTCGCTGGGGCCGTCGAAGAGGCTTTACGCGTTTTCAGGAATCGGTGGCCCGGCTGCTGTCGGGGATTCTCTAG
- a CDS encoding S8 family serine peptidase, with product MKLFCKQVLWGLMLGCFSLTVRAQEVSVGSARELGDDSLKGWHLLDKQKDGFNGISLGQAYQELQKTGKKHNTVVVAVIDSGIDTTHEDLKTVLWTNPGEIPGNGIDDDHDGYVDDVHGWNFLGGKDGRNVVKDSYEGARIYHQLKAKYADSTAIDTTTDEKKWEYQEWVKVKSRLEADAANASMTVLALKHLYQNIPTADSVMRETLGKQEYTGNDLQAYAPTTAGLSRAKNVMMALFKGFDEMNALNKTLIQNFNDYYEGQSEKADELDKAPEDYRGEVVKDNYADFNDRYYGNNDLMGNAIFHGTHVAGIIAADRTNHIGIDGICDDVKIMMVRVVDDGDEHDKDIALGIRYAVDHGAKVINMSFGKSFSPQKAWVDEAVKYAASKDVLLVHAAGNDHENVDSTDNFPTPDYIDGNETAPNWITVGASGDDRIGGLVAGFSNYGKRSVNVFAPGVKIYSTVLNNGYDFADGTSMASPVVAGVAALIREYFPSLNAEQVKYVIEKSAIAPAEQVTIPGTETQTSLSELCTSGGIVNAYAAIKLAETLKGENKIPRTHIKRNKKD from the coding sequence ATGAAGCTTTTTTGTAAACAGGTTTTGTGGGGCTTGATGTTGGGGTGTTTTTCTTTAACCGTCCGCGCCCAGGAGGTCAGTGTAGGATCCGCCCGTGAATTAGGAGACGATTCATTAAAGGGGTGGCACTTATTGGATAAGCAAAAGGATGGCTTTAACGGCATCTCCCTTGGCCAGGCTTATCAGGAACTGCAAAAGACAGGGAAAAAGCACAACACGGTCGTCGTGGCGGTGATCGACTCCGGGATCGACACCACTCATGAAGACCTCAAAACCGTGCTTTGGACAAATCCGGGCGAGATCCCCGGGAACGGTATAGACGACGACCACGACGGCTACGTGGATGACGTACATGGATGGAACTTCCTCGGTGGCAAAGACGGGCGGAACGTGGTCAAGGACTCTTATGAAGGGGCCAGGATCTATCACCAGCTCAAGGCCAAATACGCAGACTCCACCGCCATCGATACAACGACCGACGAGAAGAAATGGGAATACCAGGAATGGGTAAAGGTAAAGTCCCGCCTGGAAGCCGACGCCGCCAACGCCTCGATGACCGTCCTGGCGCTGAAGCACCTCTATCAGAACATACCCACGGCCGATAGCGTGATGCGCGAGACCCTGGGCAAACAGGAATATACGGGCAATGACCTACAGGCCTACGCCCCCACGACGGCCGGTCTGTCCCGGGCCAAAAACGTCATGATGGCCCTTTTTAAGGGTTTTGACGAAATGAACGCCCTCAACAAGACGCTCATCCAGAATTTCAACGACTACTATGAAGGGCAGTCCGAAAAAGCGGACGAACTGGACAAGGCCCCTGAAGACTACCGGGGTGAGGTGGTGAAAGACAACTACGCCGACTTCAACGACCGCTATTACGGCAACAACGACCTCATGGGCAACGCCATCTTCCACGGCACCCATGTTGCAGGGATCATCGCCGCCGACCGGACCAACCACATCGGTATCGACGGCATCTGTGACGACGTCAAAATCATGATGGTCCGGGTGGTCGACGACGGGGACGAACACGACAAGGACATCGCCCTCGGCATCCGCTATGCCGTGGACCACGGCGCCAAGGTGATCAATATGAGTTTTGGCAAAAGTTTTTCTCCCCAAAAAGCCTGGGTGGATGAAGCCGTAAAATACGCCGCCAGCAAAGACGTACTCCTCGTCCACGCCGCGGGGAACGACCACGAAAACGTGGATTCCACCGACAACTTCCCCACCCCCGACTATATCGATGGCAACGAAACCGCCCCCAACTGGATCACCGTCGGTGCCAGCGGGGACGACCGGATCGGAGGACTCGTCGCGGGTTTTTCCAATTACGGCAAACGCAGCGTGAATGTGTTTGCACCGGGTGTAAAGATCTATTCCACCGTCCTGAACAACGGGTATGATTTCGCCGACGGAACCAGCATGGCCTCCCCTGTTGTTGCCGGTGTCGCCGCCCTGATCCGCGAATATTTCCCCAGCCTGAATGCCGAACAGGTCAAGTATGTGATCGAAAAATCCGCCATTGCGCCCGCAGAACAGGTGACCATCCCGGGCACGGAAACACAAACCTCCCTGTCCGAGCTGTGTACCAGCGGCGGGATCGTGAATGCGTACGCAGCCATCAAGCTGGCGGAAACCCTGAAGGGGGAAAACAAGATCCCCAGGACCCATATTAAGAGGAACAAAAAAGATTAA